Within the Flavobacterium sp. N502536 genome, the region AATCATTGCAATAATGGCAACCACTTTTATGATGGAGAACCAAAACTCAGTCTCGCCGTAAACTTTTACAGAAGCAAAATTCAAAGCATTAATAACCAGAAAGAAGAATAAACTGGAAGCCCACAATGGAATCTCAGGCCACCAAAACTGTACATAAACACCAATGGCTGTAAGCTCAGCCATACTAACCAGTATATATAAAATCCAATAATTCCAACCAGACGCAAAACCTGCAAAAGAACCGCAATATTTATAGGCAAAGTGGCTAAAGCTTCCTGATACAGGTTCTTCAACAACCATTTCTCCAAGTTGTCTCATAATAAAAAAAGCGATTATTCCGGCAATAGCATATCCTAAAATAACAGATGGTCCTGCTAATACAGCCGCTGGGCCAATGCCGAGGAAAAGACCTGTTCCTATAGATCCCCCTAGGGCAATTAACTGAATGTGTCGGTTTGTCAATCCACGTTTAAGCTGATTGTCATTTACGTCTTCCTGTTTTTGTTTCACAAATTAGATTTTTAAATAAGTTAGATGTACTCACAAATGTATGAACAGCGAATATAAGTTAAAAAAGGAATTGCACAAAGCATGCACCGCACTAAAACTTCAATTAGGGGGTCAGTTTCCATTTCCGTTAACAAATCAGCAACAACCGATATTCTCCCTCGTTTTCTACTGGTGCTCTATGAATGCACGGCAGCACTCGTTGTTTGGGATGGTCTACAGCCAATCGCCAAAGATGTCCTAACCCTAGATTAACAGGTTCTGCATCCGGATGTAGCTGATAATGCAAATCAAAATAATTCTCCTTCAGGAAGTTTTCGAATTCTTCTTCTGGTCCGTCATACAGCTCTTTTAACTTTGATCGGATTTCCGGAATCAGAATTTTTTGTTCTGCCTGTGTATTCGGAATAATATCACTTGCCGCTCCGTGATAGGTGCATAAAAAAGTATCCGTTGCTATGGGCGAACGATCTACATGAAACGAATATACATCCGTCGATATGAAATCAAACTCATCATCGCGTTCGTAACACTTTAGTAAATTAAGAGCCGGAGAAGCTCCAAAATCAGTTAATAATTGTAAATCTTTTAGGATTATTTCCCTGGCTATATTCCCCTTTTCTGAGAGTTGAAGCGCCAATAGATCTTCCTTATGCACTTCGGTTATATTCTCTTCCAAAGACAACTGAGCTACAATCTCCTTAAAATCGCCATCCAAGTTTCTGTACCAGCATAGCGCATTCTTTTCTCCTTCGAAATCGGTATGTATAAGCTCAGAGAAAGTAGCGACCGTTCCAATTTGGCTGCTGTCGGAAAATGTATTGTTCATGGTGTAATAATAAGTAGCTAATTACTTTATGCGTTACAAAATTATGCAATAGTCGTCACACTTATGCTAAAGACGCTTCACTATTGTACAACTAATTTTCCCGCGGCTTTCTTCCAATCCAGCCATGACACGATCAATTCCTGCTGAAGTTTATTAGCGACTAATTCTAAATTTTGCAATTGAATCTCTTTATCATTTAGTTCATTAAACGATACCTGGTCAAACTTATAGCGTTCCTGATAAACCGCTACAATCTCCTGAGTGAGTCTGGTATTTTCATGCACCGTTTTTAGCTGTTGCAAGACATTGTGATAAACAACAGTCGCATTCAACGCATTGTATTTGATTTTATGAAGATCCTCTTCGATTTGGTTATTATTTTGCTCCTGCTCCAGTTTTAACTGATTTATTCTCTTTGCTGTGTTTTCACCAAAAAGAAGGGGCAATTTTAAGGAGACTCCAATATAACTATTGCCATACCAACTGTCTTGCTGAAAGGGATTCATACTGGCTGTAAACTGATCTGCTCCTAAATAACCGTTGAGATTAATCGTCGGACTGTGTTTGGCTCTTTGCTGTTTCTTTTTATTTTCTAACACTTCATTCTGTGTCTTCAAAATTTGGATTTGAGGTAATGCATAGATTAAATTTTCATCGAGATCAGTAATATTTCCATCCATAGTATACTTTTCCAATACGATTGAAGCAGCAAGTGAAGATTCATTTCCGGTAACATACACAAGGTATTGCTTTAAAACCAAAACGTTATTTACAGCATTATGATATTTTTGGATTGCGTTATTGTGCGTTACTTTGGCATCGTTTACAGCAACTTTTAAAGCCCTGTTGTTACTGTATTTTTGATTTATGGTACTCCAACTTAAAGCTGTGCGGGTAGTATCACCAATAGCTTCTTTCACTTGCTGTTGCGCTACCAATGTATTAAAATAGGCCTTTGAAACTTCGTACGTAAGCTCTATTCTGGCCTCTTTTTCATTTAAGCTTGCCAATTTTTCCTGTAACCTGGACTCCGTAATTAACTTTGAAATCGAAATATCCAACAAAGGCTGTTGCAGTAAAACACCGGCATTTTGGGTATAATTGGCTCCTAGTTTTACCGGTATCATTCCGTCTGAATAGGTTCCCGAATTAAATGCACTCGCAGGTAATACACTTGTAGCAATAATGGGATTGTATTGATAATTGTAG harbors:
- a CDS encoding DUF1826 domain-containing protein; this translates as MNNTFSDSSQIGTVATFSELIHTDFEGEKNALCWYRNLDGDFKEIVAQLSLEENITEVHKEDLLALQLSEKGNIAREIILKDLQLLTDFGASPALNLLKCYERDDEFDFISTDVYSFHVDRSPIATDTFLCTYHGAASDIIPNTQAEQKILIPEIRSKLKELYDGPEEEFENFLKENYFDLHYQLHPDAEPVNLGLGHLWRLAVDHPKQRVLPCIHRAPVENEGEYRLLLIC
- a CDS encoding TolC family protein, translated to MKNNLMNIRFIGCLMLLCLCKMNAQSTVWTLNKAIEEAQKNRKLLASLETASKISSLKTKELNAKYLPKVSLNYNYQYNPIIATSVLPASAFNSGTYSDGMIPVKLGANYTQNAGVLLQQPLLDISISKLITESRLQEKLASLNEKEARIELTYEVSKAYFNTLVAQQQVKEAIGDTTRTALSWSTINQKYSNNRALKVAVNDAKVTHNNAIQKYHNAVNNVLVLKQYLVYVTGNESSLAASIVLEKYTMDGNITDLDENLIYALPQIQILKTQNEVLENKKKQQRAKHSPTINLNGYLGADQFTASMNPFQQDSWYGNSYIGVSLKLPLLFGENTAKRINQLKLEQEQNNNQIEEDLHKIKYNALNATVVYHNVLQQLKTVHENTRLTQEIVAVYQERYKFDQVSFNELNDKEIQLQNLELVANKLQQELIVSWLDWKKAAGKLVVQ